The Tursiops truncatus isolate mTurTru1 chromosome X, mTurTru1.mat.Y, whole genome shotgun sequence DNA segment ATCTCTAGAACTTCTTCTTGTAAGGTTGAAACTCTACCtgttaaacaactccccatttctccctctcccagcctcttgcAACTACATTCTACCTCCATGAACCACCCTTCTGTCTATGAAGTTGAccattctaggtacctcatataagtggaatcatagtaTTTGACTTCtagtgactagcttatttcacttagcataatgtccttaaggttaatccatgttgtagcatgtgtcagaatctccttttccattgtatgtatatacttcattttctttatccattcatctgttgagggacatttggctattgtgaataatgctgctatgaatgtacAAGCATCtgttcaagtctctgctttcacttcttttgaatacatacccaaaagtggaattgcggggtcatatggtaattctatttttaatttttttgaggaaccaccataccgttttccatagtggctgcaccattttatattcccaccagcaatgcatgaaggttctaatttctccatgtccttgccaacatttgctattttctggggtttttttcccctttaatagtaatcattctgacaggtataagatggtatttcattgtggttttgattggcatttccctaatgattagtgaggtaATAGTttaatcttttcatatgcttgagcacatagcatcttttcatttgcttattggccatttgtataccatctctggagaaatgtctattcgagtcctttgaacattttttaatcagattatttggggttttttttgttgagttgtaggagttctttacgTATTCTGTATAttgaccccttatcagatatatgatttgcaaatattttctccaattctataggcttccttttctctctgttgaTTATGTCCCTAGATgcacagaagttcttaatttttttttaatttatttattttatttatttttatttttggctgcgttgagtctttgttgctgggcacaggctttctctagttgtggcaagtggagctgctcttcattgtggtgcgcgggcttctcattgtggtggcttctcttgttgcggagcatgggctctaggcgcacaggcttcagtagttgtggctcgcgggctctagagcacaggctcaggagttgtggcacacaggcttagttgctccgcggcatgtgggatattcccggaccagggctcgaacccgtgtcccctgcattggcaggcggattcccaaccactgtgccaccagggaagccccataagttcCTAATTTTGATGTAgcacagtttatctatttttcacttttgttgcctgtgctttggtGTCTCCTggtgtattttttaataacagctttactgagatataatgcatatgccataaaattcacccttttaaagtgtactgttcagtgttttttagtatattcacagagttgtgcagctgtcgccacaatctaattttagaacacatttctctaaagagaaacctcatacccattagctGTTACTCCTTATCTCTAGACAAGCACTAacctactttctatctctgtagCTTTACCTGTTCTAGAGATTTCTGATGTATATTTTTGCActtataaaaaatcaattttattaaggtataatttacatattaaaatgcaTCCATTTTATGTGTGCATTTGGTGACTTTTGACATATTTATACCCCTGTATAATCAGTATTGTgatctggtttttttgtttgttcgtttgtttgttttggccatgctgcatggcttgcaggatcttagttcccccactagggattgaacctaggcccctGCAATGAAAGTGccgagtactaaccactggactggcagggaattccctctgatgtattttttaaatgaaaattagtttgtagatttttttccccccacatatCACAATATCACACTTAGAAGTTGAATTTAAGTGAGTATTTTAATTCCCTCCCATATCTTTTCACTAAGTTATCAGTATGAACTGGGAGCTCCTTTGGCAACATGTTGATTTTAGTTGTGCCAATGTGATTTATGCCTGTTGGGAGACCTATTCAGACCACTGTCATCAAAGGAAGCCTAGAGAGTGGTGGGTTGAGTCTCTTGTATCCACTTTTGACCTTTTCTTTCTTACAACAAGTATGCTATTTTTTCTAAACAGGTCAGGAATATCCTGCCATAGTAGAATTTGCACCTTTTCAAAAAGCTGCAAAAAAGAAGACTAAGAAAAGAGATACTAAAGTTGGGACTATCGATGATGGTACAGTATAGCTCTAGTTATGTAATGCTAAtgccatgttttttttaatttaatttttattttatattggaatatagttgatttacaatgttgtgttagtttcaggtgtacagcaaagtgattctgttatacatatacatatatttattctttttcaggttcttttcccatatgggttattacagaatattgagtagagttccctgtgttgtatataTAGTAGGGccatgggttttttaaaaatattacctttGTGGGAATTAAGTGGACTCCaatcttttaaattaagaaaacataggaaataaAGTTCATGAGAGATGTAATTCACTGATGAAAGCTTTGCTTGTTAGAATGGAGGTGGGTTTCCTCTAGTTTTCACTCTCTTTGGCTAATGGCTTTTCATCCCTTCACCATTAAGCAATATATTTTGACTGTTGAGTAGTAAATCACCTTAGGTATATTAGAAGACAATGGGAAAAAATCAGATGTTTCAAATTACAACTCCTTGAGGCCTCTTaccatttttatgattatttatttgacttttggtttccatttttataaagagGAAGCGTTATCATTGAGAGCTGTGATGGAAAATTTTCTATACTTGAGTAACTTAATATAAAGTATCTGTAGTGGCCAGTCCTGTTTTCTAGGCTTTGAATATGCAGTTAACTGCACACATAGTAATTCCATTGAACTGAAATACTAGAactaaaaaactgaaataattgcCATTTACAGTAAACTGGATCCAGATTTTGAGATCTCTGTAATGTGGTTGTGTTGGCTAAGGACTTAGCTGCAATATTTTATATCAGATGGGCATTTTAGAATCAACTAGTTTGGTTTCCATTATTTATTACTATAATGGGTATTTTataaggaaaacacagaaaagactCAACACACAGCTGCTTATTGATTATATCATAGATTCAGACCGTGAAGACTAGATCAAGTGACATGCTCCACAGTGCATGCTCCAGATACAACATAATGACTCAGATGTGTTACCCTTTCTGATGTCAGAGGCATCTAGGAAAGAATTCCAGAAGTTACTATCACCTCTAGTGCCACATCTAGGACATCTGCCCTCATTTATCTGTTTAGAACACCTGATTTTCATATGCTGAGTTTAATTAAAGTGAGGTGTACTGATGCAGAAACTGCTTACATGCTATAAATGATAGTCTCTGAAGGTCCCATAACTATGGCTTGCAGTTCTCCCATAGAtaatatttcctattttgtttaaAGTCTGCTATGTTTTCTATTTACTTAAACAATTATTTAGATCCAGAATATAGAAAATTTTTGGAAAGTTATGCTGCAGATAATGAGAAAATGACATCTACTCCAGAGACACTGCTAgaggaaatagaagcaaaaaataGAGAATTAATAGGTAAGTGGGCAAAAGGAATTAAGGGCAACAGCTTTTTCATCAGAAGACCTGTCAGACTCCCACTTCTGTCACTTGCTAGCTGTTTGACCATGGGAAAGGCACTAACTTCTTTAAGACTCTGTTTGTTCTACTATAAAGTGCAGATAATACCTGCCTCACAGGATTATGAGAATGCATTGATAAGATGGGAAAAATTCTGACTTATTTAGTGCCACACAAATGTAACAGAAGTATAAAAAGTTTGAAGACTCATATAGGACCTTAAGATGTTGGTAAGCCTTTGAAGATCAATTGGTGTTTTCTAGTAATAAGCTCATAttcctaaaaaaaattttgaccTGAAAATGTCAAAAAATGAAGTTAGTTACTGCAAAATTGAAAACCACTTGAGAAATTCTAGCTTGGATATTGGTTTTAGTAGTAAGTTGTCACTACTATATCAGCTCTAAACATAAGCACAGCCTCTGACCCAGGatttccactcctaggaatttatcctaggaAGGAAGTATGTTTTGCAAAAAGCTAGCTACAAGGTTAGATAGCATTGTTCAGAATATTGAAGAATGAgttaaatattcttctaaaacTTGGTTTTTATTAATGGATGCATAATATAAGCCCATCTCCGATACTTTCCATagaataaattcccagaagtggaattatggGGTCAAAAGTATTAGATATTTTTAGCCCCTTACCCCAGTTTCTTCCTGGTTGAGCAAATTTATActcccatctgtaaaacaagagaATGTCCTTTGCACTTTATTCTCACTGACCGGGAATTGCtctttttaataattgttttattgttttaatttgaatttcttaacttttaaaaaattattttaaaccttCAGAATCGAAATAGAATACTGTAAAACTTCTTTCCAATAATATAGTTGTGAACTTACTGTTTAAGGGGTGTAGTTTTCCCACCTTGGGTGGTTGGCAGGGAATGTCAGAAAACAGAATCCTTTCTAGGGGTTGATTAAGTATTATTaataatctgtttacatttatgtAGCTAAAAAGACAACCCCACTTTTGAGCTTCCTGAAAAACAAGCAGGTAAAccttttgtttttatagttctctCAATACTTCTATTTCATTGGTTTGCATTCTGTGAATATAAGAGCATTGGGATCCTATAGGAGAGATAGCTGCTTCTTCTACCATTATTCTTTAAAGAGTTGGCTCATTGGCCTCACTCTCTGGCCTTCTTCTTCACTCTGGTTGTTGGACCAAAGATTCACTCTGCAAAACCAGGGAGTCCTTAGCTTGCTCCAGAGACACTCTCTTGATTTCCTGAAAGCCTCTGGATAATGTAGTAAGGCAGCATTGGGAGACTCTGATATTAGCAGGCCCTGGTCTTTATTCTCTCTCATATTTTGAATGGGGTGGTGAGGGGGTTAGGGAGAtagaaaatgggaaggaaagatgATATAGTTAAGTGGGTGCCCACCGTACCTTCAAGACTAAGTTTTTGGTGGCAGTTATCTTGTTTGAAGGTTTGTGTTGATGTTTCTTTCTAGaggatgagagaagaaaagagagaagaaagaaggaggcgagaaatagaaagaaaaagacaaagagaagaagagaggaggaagtggaaagaagaagagaaacgaAAAAGGAAAGATATAGAAAAGCTAAAGAAGATAGACAGAGTTCCAGAAAGGGACAAATTAAAGGATGAACCAAAGATTAAGGTATGAAAATAACTTAAACTGACTGCATGTTGCTGAAATTTGCATGTACTGTATCTACTTCTTCAAATATGCATGCATCTTGTGTTGGTGTaaacagtttttttggttttgtttttgtcttttttggggggggagtgAATCAACAGAAGCCTTTCCTATAATAGTAAtagtattattcttttaatttaagataattttaaagattaagtAGTTTACATGGTATTCAGTGCAGATCTGTGTTATTTTTAATCATTGAAAATGTTCAATTTTGGAttattattttctcaattcttcATAAATAAGGGCTTAGGGCTGGCTGGCATGAATTACGGGTTTTATTCagcttttccttcatttttgataCATGAAGTTGCCTCATCTGTTTGTTTTCCACTGTCCTCAGGTACACAGGTTTCTGTTACAAGCTGTGAATCAGAAAAATGTAAGGACCAAGTACATGATACAGAGCACCTAGTATCATGTCACACACACAGGTCTTAGTTAATAAGtccttttggtggtggtggtagtgttaCCTGTAGAAAACCCCTTCAGACTGACCTAAGTCTTCTTAAAAGCTGAGCCATTTTAAATTCCTACCTTAGAAGGAAGCTCAGATGACTTGCTGATGCTCTGCTGTGTACCCAGGAGCTTCAACAATATACAGCTAGAGGACAACCATGCCTAAAGagctctttcccttctcttctttttatatgCCTCTCATAACTGGCTGCCTTGTGGGAGTACTAGGGATATACCCCCTGCATTATGTCCTTTCCCCTCTCACAGGATTCCCCACGTTACCTTCTTGCATCTACCTGGGAATCTGTGAGCAGCAGATTCTGATTAATATATTGCATGTAGGAAGAGGAAAACCTATAGAAAGATCCCAGCCTTGCTACTTCCCTTCTGAGGGCATGGCTTGGCAGCCCTTACTTCAGCGAACTTCCTGGGGAAGTACTTGTACATAGTACTTcagagaaagtcagagaaaatcTCACCGAGGTGATGGCAGGGTCTCCTTTTACCTCCTCAAAATTCAGCCGTTCACGTGGCTAGGGTTCCCCTAGGCTCTCCAGGACTCATTATTGGTGATAAGGGGCTTGGCGGCAGGGTGGGGAGGTTCCCATCTTAATTCCTTCTAGCGATTTCTCTGTCCGCCATGCCACAAGTGACTTGACTTGCTATTTCTGTCAGCAAGGCAGAAGGTAGAGCCAGCCATGCTAGAGATATCCGTTAATGTTCTTATTAGAGTAATGAACATCTTGGCTTCTAACAAAGATGttcattagagaaataagaacactTCCAGTGAAACCTGCACATGGTATCCTCACTTTACACTGGTGCCTTCTTAGTGTCCAGTTTGGACTCACCATTTGCAGTGGCTGTCTGTGTGCTGAAACACTTCATGCTTAAGTCTTGTGGTGCTTTGCCTCTTGCTTGGTGGCTTGTATGATGCCTTCACCCTGAGATGAAACTTTCTATGATGCCTTCACTCTGAGACTTGAAATTCTTCTATTTTGACTAAAAATCTCTCTGAATATCCAACACTTGGGGGTATTCTAGAGAGATTTATAGCAGTGGCATGAGAAAGAAATTTTTGTTAGCAATTTGGACTTTATAAACCACTTTTAGTTTAGAATTGCATTCTGTCATATATATGACATTGAGCAGAATTCCTATTCAGTACAGATGGAACTTCACAGTTCCATTGTATGaggtatttggatttttaaatcaaatgccaaataatttttgcttttcatcTCTAATGATAATATGATTGTACCATCATAAGTATGTAACTACTCTCAGACTCAAGGCAAAATTATTCCTGCAATGGATCTCTCCTTTGGTGACCAAGGTATTTGTCATTATAATTACTACGTAAAAATAGTCCAGCAGTAATGATCTGCTTAGCATTTTAAATTCATACCATATTTTCCTATCAAGTTATGCCAACATGCTGGGCTACAGAAGGCATACTTGAAAGTGTACATTGGTCTACTTAAAGGTTGACCCATTTAAGCCAAAGGAGTCTTGATCCTATTGCCACAAAGTGATTAAACCACTTCATTTGAGTGGATAACACTTTCACATTAATAGCGTCCTTTTAGCAAATTACTGCTCTCATGCACTAGTTGTTCACCTGAAAGTTTATGAGTACCTGCAGAGACGGGGGCCTTCTATAGcctaaattgaaaatatttagtatattattttctttggtaGAATCAGAAGACAATGTCCCACCcttcaaaataaacttaaatttgtTCTCTTTAAAGCTGCTCAAGAAGCCAGAAAAAGGCGATGAAAAAGAAGTGGACAAAAGAGAAAAGGTCAAGAAATTGGACAAAGAGAATCTGAGTGATGAAAGAGCCAGTGGGCAGAGTTGTCCATTGCCCAAACGTTCTGATGGTGAATTTAAAGATGAAAAGCCTAAGAGGTCGGTAGTTGAGGGCTCTTTGGTACATTTGTTTTTGGTATGTTTCTAGGTGCTAGTTTTACTGCTACTTTCTGGACTTGTACCTGAATCAAGATACTTGGTTTTACGAGGTGTAGGGGGATGAGGAGGACaggtttcaaatattttagtatCTTAATCTGGGTGaatgactttggggtttttttttaattgtttttcaaaatactagtagtttttttttaatgctgctcCAAAAGTTCAACCTCATTGTAGTGGCCAAGTCAGGATCAGAATGTTCCTGCATTTGTGATTAGAAGAACTTTGAGGGTGCATACTCAGATTTGTTTCTCACGCAGACCTGAAGATGAGAGTGGCAGAGAATACAGGGAGAGGGAGCGGGATTATGAACGAGACCAAGAGCGCGCCCTGCGGGAAAGAGAGAGGCTGAAGCGGCAGGAGGAAGAGCGCCGCAGGCAGAAGGAGCGCTACGAGAAAGAGAAggcttttaaaagaaaggaagaagaaatgaaaaaagagaaagaagcccTTCGGGATAAAGGAAAGAAGCCTGAAAGTACAGAACCAGTAGGCAGCtcagaaaaaactgaaaagaaagaagaagtggTTAAGAGAGATCGCATAAGAAACAAGGTGCTGCTTTTCGTTAAACTTATTTTCatgaggatttctttttcttttcctgcaagTATAAAGGAAAGGGCTAGCTCGTTGTTCATTATAGAATTTTAGGGGAACTTTAACTATCTGCACCTTTTTTTCAGTCTTGGTGGGGTCCTTTTATTAACTTATTGTTAATAAGTTTGTGTATGtatttcaaacacacacaaaagtagagagaacagAGGAATAATGtgatgtacccatcacccagcttcagcaATTATCACCTCATGGCCAATCTTCTTTCTACTCTAGCCTATCTTACTCCTACTGGATTATTTTCAAGCAAATCCTAGACAGATAATCTCTTCTTTAAATACGTCAATATTAAgagtaaagacttttttttttggccacgccccgaggtggcatgcaggatcttagttccccagccagagatcgaacccataccccctgcagtggaaatgcagagttttaaccactggactgccagggaagtcccaaaggctttttttctttttctttttttttttttgttttttttttctggtacacgggcctctcactgttgtggcctctcctgttgcggagtgcaggctccggacgtgcaggcccagcggccatggctcacgggcccagccactccgcggcatgtgggatcttcccgaactggggcacgaacccgtgtcccctgcatcggcaggcggactctcaaccactgcaccaccagggaagcccaagactctttttcttaataaaataaccCTAATATCATTttcacaccagaaaaaaaaaaaaaaactgacaataacTCCTTAGCATCCTACCTACTCAGTGTTCAGATTTTCCCAATTGTCTCATTAACATCTTTTTTATAGGCTCTAAACAAGGTCCACAAACTGTATTTGCTTGAAATGTTCCCTTAAGTGTCTCTTAATCTAGACAATTCCTCCTCCTCTTGCTTTCCTACCATTTATTTGTTGCAGAATCCAGTTTGCCCTGTAGAGCTTCTAACAGTCCAGATTGGCTAATTACATCCCTGTGGTATCATTTAACATGTTCCTCTACCTTCTGTGTTTCCTTGAAAACCAGTAGTCATATCTAGAGCAGTGTCAGCAAATTTTTTCTGtcaagggccagatggtaaatatttcaggctttgtgggccatgtggtctctgtcacaaccgGTAAGCTTTGtaggaaagtaggcatagacaacatgtaaaagaataagcCTGGCTGTGTGCCAAtcaaactttattcacaaaaacagGTGGCCCCTCATCTAGAGGCCTGAATATATTCAGACTCAATTGTTGGCAAGAATACTTGATAGGTGGTGTTGTGCAGTTCCTACTGCATCATATCAGGAAGCATACAATGTCTGGGTATCCTTTTATTGTGACGTTAAGATTGACCGATAGTAATCGTATTATGGTTATGTGATAGGATGTCCTTGCTCTTAAGATACACAGGCTGAAATATTTAGCAATGAAGGGTCATGATGTCTgcacttactctcaaatggttctgCAAAAATATAATGTGTCTATATACGTGTATGCCTGCACACACTAGAGTCGGAAAAGGCACATGTGACAAAATGTTAACCATCGTGAATCTAGGAGAAAGGTATGAGGTATTTGTTGTACAAGTTTGGCAACATTTctatagattaaaaattttttaagataaaaagttGGAAAAACAACTGATCAATTAGTTCAGGTATTATAAGCCTGAtccatatattataaaaatttttatcagCTTTTCTCCTGATAATTTTGTTTAGATGCGTTATTTCATAAGGTGGAGGAAAGGCAAGAAAAGCATTTGATCCTTTCCCTTTATTTAcagta contains these protein-coding regions:
- the UPF3B gene encoding regulator of nonsense transcripts 3B isoform X2; this translates as MRSETVAMKEEKEHRPKEKRVTLLTPPGATGSVCGPSGDSIKAEDKQDRNKEKKEALSKVVIRRLPPTLTKEQLQEHLQPMPEHDYFEFFSNDTSLYPHMYARAYINFKNQEDIILFRDRFDGYVFLDNKGQEYPAIVEFAPFQKAAKKKTKKRDTKVGTIDDDPEYRKFLESYAADNEKMTSTPETLLEEIEAKNRELIAKKTTPLLSFLKNKQRMREEKREERRRREIERKRQREEERRKWKEEEKRKRKDIEKLKKIDRVPERDKLKDEPKIKLLKKPEKGDEKEVDKREKVKKLDKENLSDERASGQSCPLPKRSDGEFKDEKPKRPEDESGREYRERERDYERDQERALRERERLKRQEEERRRQKERYEKEKAFKRKEEEMKKEKEALRDKGKKPESTEPVGSSEKTEKKEEVVKRDRIRNKDRPAMQLYQPGARSRNRLCPHDDSTKSGDSTIEKKQESGISHRKEGSEE
- the UPF3B gene encoding regulator of nonsense transcripts 3B isoform X1 produces the protein MRSETVAMKEEKEHRPKEKRVTLLTPPGATGSVCGPSGDSIKAEDKQDRNKEKKEALSKVVIRRLPPTLTKEQLQEHLQPMPEHDYFEFFSNDTSLYPHMYARAYINFKNQEDIILFRDRFDGYVFLDNKGQEYPAIVEFAPFQKAAKKKTKKRDTKVGTIDDDPEYRKFLESYAADNEKMTSTPETLLEEIEAKNRELIAKKTTPLLSFLKNKQRMREEKREERRRREIERKRQREEERRKWKEEEKRKRKDIEKLKKIDRVPERDKLKDEPKIKVHRFLLQAVNQKNLLKKPEKGDEKEVDKREKVKKLDKENLSDERASGQSCPLPKRSDGEFKDEKPKRPEDESGREYRERERDYERDQERALRERERLKRQEEERRRQKERYEKEKAFKRKEEEMKKEKEALRDKGKKPESTEPVGSSEKTEKKEEVVKRDRIRNKDRPAMQLYQPGARSRNRLCPHDDSTKSGDSTIEKKQESGISHRKEGSEE